A stretch of Eleutherodactylus coqui strain aEleCoq1 chromosome 2, aEleCoq1.hap1, whole genome shotgun sequence DNA encodes these proteins:
- the LOC136610870 gene encoding beta-1,3-galactosyltransferase 2-like: MNIRICPGKLLILLLLIFIFFSAYLFHRERNIELLKKWIQDYVNVQVPQKPVNNLTYPAFKHPLAPPYPFPYQFVINLPNKCKDRKPFLVIMVLGECHDLQSRQTIRETWGNESIYDVDVVTIFLLGLPRVAPDQTQLMLKEESMVFGDIIQQDFMDTYYNLTLKTLMGIEWVTKFCPSTSYVMKIDNDMFLNVDYLVHQLLYPEYPIRENFFTGALVTNTGPIRSRAYKWYVPEEVYPNNTYPPYCAGPGYVFSVDMAKKIYDVAQEIRVIPMEDAFMGICLYELRIPPTPPPRGIFNGFKAEYNLCRFKKVVMVHHYAGEELRTVWADFWANKSQKC, translated from the coding sequence ATGAACATCCGAATCTGCCCAGGGAAATTGCTCATCTTACTTCTGCTGATCTTCATATTTTTCTCTGCATACTTGTTCCACCGTGAAAGAAATATTGAACTTCTCAAAAAGTGGATTCAAGATTATGTCAATGTGCAAGTCCCCCAAAAACCTGTGAATAATTTGACTTACCCAGCTTTCAAGCACCCCTTGGCTCCTCCATACCCGTTTCCATACCAATTTGTTATTAACCTGCCGAACAAGTGCAAGGACCGGAAACCCTTTCTTGTTATAATGGTGCTTGGGGAATGTCATGACCTACAGTCTAGACAAACAATCCGGGAAACATGGGGTAATGAAAGTATTTATGATGTTGATGTGGTCACGATTTTTCTCCTTGGTCTACCTCGGGTTGCTCCTGATCAAACCCAGTTGATGTTGAAGGAAGAAAGTATGGTCTTTGGAGACATCATACAACAAGACTTCATGGACACCTATTACAACTTGACCTTAAAAACCTTGATGGGCATTGAATGGGTGACCAAATTCTGCCCTTCTACAAGCTATGTCATGAAGATAGACAACGACATGTTTCTTAATGTAGACTACTTGGTCCATCAGCTTCTTTATCCAGAGTATCCCATTCGTGAAAATTTTTTCACAGGAGCCTTAGTTACCAACACTGGACCTATAAGGTCACGTGCGTATAAGTGGTACGTACCTGAAGAAGTCTATCCAAATAACACCTATCCACCCTATTGTGCTGGTCCTGGATATGTCTTTTCAGTGGATAtggcaaaaaaaatctatgatgtGGCTCAAGAAATTAGGGTCATCCCCATGGAAGATGCTTTTATGGGGATTTGCTTGTATGAGCTCCGCATTCCACCTACTCCACCTCCTAGGGGAATATTTAACGGCTTTAAAGCTGAGTATAACCTTTGCCGCTTTAAGAAAGTTGTCATGGTGCATCATTATGCTGGAGAAGAGCTACGGACTGTATGGGCAGACTTTTGGGCTAACAAATCTCAAAAGTGCtaa